The genomic window GGGACAGTTCGGCGCTGCGGTGCCGGATCACGGTCAACGGCGAACTGCGCGAACAACAGGGCGCCACCGGCACCGACGCGACCGCGTTTTGCCTCGTGAAGGCAGCATGAGCGGTAGTCAGCGCACGGACAATCCGCACCCGCGGTGGCCCCGGTTGGTGCGTACCTTGTCGGTGCCCGTCATCCTCGTCTGGCTGGCCGCTGCCGCCGCGACGAATATCCTCGTGCCCAAGCTGGAGGTCGTTGGCGCGCAACACGCGGTGTCGATGTCGCCCCAGGACGCACCGTCGGTCATCGCGATGAAACACATCGGCCAGAAATTCGGCGAGTTCACCTCCGACAGCGTGGTGATGATCATCCTGGAAAGCGACACCGTGCTGGGCGACCAGGCACACCGCTACTACGCCGGGCTGGTCGACAGACTTCGGCGCGACAGCGCACACGTCGAACACGTCCAGGATTTCTGGGGTGACCGCATCACCTCGGCGGGTTCGCAGAGCGAAAGCGGCAACGCCGCCTACGTACAGGTCCATCTGGCGGGCAATCAAGGCTCCGCGCAAGGCATCGACTCGGTCCGCGCCGTGCGCGACATCGTCGATCGCGACCATCCGCCGCCCGGCCTGCGTGCCTACCTCACCGGCCAGGCGGCCCAGGTCGCCGACACCAACGAGGCCGGCGACAAGAGCGGGGCCAAAATGACCGTGGTCACGGTCATCGTCATCACGCTGATGTTGCTGATCGTGTACCGCTCGCTGGTGACGACTTTTGTCGCTCTCCTGGTGGTGCTGACCGAAATGAGCATGGCCCGCGGCGTCGTCGCCGTTTTGGGCAACTACGACCTGATCGGGCTGTCCACCTTTTCCGTCAATGTCCTGACGGCGATGACGATCGCCGCAGGAACCGACTACTGGATCTTTCTGCTCGGCCGCTATCACGAGGCCCGCAACAGCGGCGAGGACACCGAAAAAGCTTTCTATTCAACCTTTTCCGGTGTTGCCCATGTCATACTCGGATCTGGTCTGACCATCGCCGGCGCGATGATGTGCCTGCGCTTCACCCGCCTGAACTACTTCAACACCCTGGCGCTGCCTTGCGCGATCGCCATGCTCGTCACCCTCACGATGGCCCTGACGTTCGCCCCCGCCGTACTCACCATCAGCAGTCGCTTCGGTCCACTTGACCCTAAACGCAACGAGAAGGCCCGCGGCTGGCGCAAACTCGGCACGGCGGTGGTGCGTTGGCCCGGCCCCATCTTCGTCGTCGCGACCGCGCTCTCGCTCGTCGGTCTCGCCGCGCTCCCGGGCTATCGGACCAGCTACAACAACCGCTTCTACATCCCCGACGATGTTCCGTCGAACCTCGGCTACACGGCTGCGGAGAAACACTTCACCTCCGCCCGGATGAATCCCGACCTGCTGATGGTCGAGGCCGACCACGACATGCGCAACCCGCGCGACATGCTGGTGCTGGATCGGGTGGCCAAGAACATCTTCCGCATCCCAGGAATCGCGCGCGTGCAGAGCATCACCCGCCCCCTGGGTCCACCGATGGAACACGGTTCGGTGCCCTACCAGATCAGCGCACAAGCGGTGTCGATGCGGGAGAATCTGCAATTCCTGCAGGCCCGGCTCGACGACACCCAGACGATGACCGACAAGCTCACCGCGATGATCGCGATCATGGCGCACCTCCACGACCTGACCGTGCAGGTCGCCGATGCCACGCACACCGCGGCGGGCTCGACGCACGACATGTCGGCCACCACCGCCGAATTACGCGACCAGATAGCCGATTTCGACGACTTCTTCCGACCGTTGCGGAGCTATTTCTACTGGGAACGGCATTGCTATGACATCCCCGCGTGCTGGGCGTTCCGATCGTTGTTCGACGCCACCGACGGCTTCGACAAACTCGCCGACAACACCAAGGCGCTTTCGTCCGCGCTGGATTCCGTCGACCGGCTGACCCCCCAGATCGCGGACCAGCTTCCCCCACTGATCGCCCTGTCGACGACCGTCCGTGACCTGATGCTGACCCTGCGCAGCAGCTTCGGCGGCATGATCACGCAACTGGAACGCATGACCGACACGGCGGCCGCGATGGGGCAGACCTTCGACGAGGCGAAGAACGACGACATGTTCTATCTGCCGCCGGAGGCCTTCGACAGCCCAGACTTTCAACGCGGCATGCAACTCATGCTGTCGCCGGACGGAAAGGCCGCGCGCTTCATCGTCACCCACGACGTCGATCCGGCTACCCCCGAAGGCATTTCACACGTGGACGCCGAGTTGCGGGCGGCCAAGGAAGCCGTCAAGGGCGGCCCGCTGGCGAATGCGAAATTCTTCCTCGGCGGTACGGCGGCCACCTACAAAGACATTCAGCAGGGAGCCCACTACGACCTGCTGATTGCCGCCATCGCGGCGATCATATTGATCTTCGTGGTGATGGTGGTGATCACCCGCGCCCTGGTCGCCGCCATGGTGATCGTCGGTACCGTCGTGCTCTCACTGGCCGCCTCGTTTGGCCTGTCCGTGCTGATCTGGCAACAGATCCTCGGCATCGAGCTGCAGTGGCTGGTCATCGTTATGGCCGTCATCGTGCTCCTCGCCGTGGGATCCGACTACAACCTGCTCGTCGTATCCCGGATGAAAGAAGAGATCGGGGCTGGGCTGAAAACCGGACTCATCCGTGCCATGGGCGCCACCGGGGGTGTCGTCACAGCAGCAGGATTGGTGTTCGCGTTCACCATGATCTCGATGATCACCAACGACCTTCGGTCCGTCGGACAGATCGGCACCACGATCGGATTGGGGCTGTTATTCGACACCTTCGTCGTGCGTTCGCTCTTGACACCCTCGATCGCCGCGTTGCTCGGGCGGTGGTTCTGGTGGCCCATGAAGATTGACACCAGACCGGCCAGGCTCCGGCGATCCGGACGCACACAGACCACCGGACCCGCACCCGCCGCAGGCTCAGAACCAACGAATAGCCAATTTCCACAACATATCTCGAGGAGCCGAACGTGACAGACAGCACGACCGTCACCCGCCCCTTCACCGACCTCACTACCATCGAGCCCACCGGCGCCGGCACCTTCGCGGCCACCATCGACCCGATGTGGACTATCGGCTCCAAAGTGCATGGCGGCTGCCTGATGGCGCTCTGCGGCGCGGCGGCTCATCAGGCGCTCGGCGAGGTCGCGCTGTCACCGATCGCGCTGGGCGCCAACTACCTCTCCGCGCCCGACCCGGGCGAGGTCCGGTTGTCCACGTCCGTCCGCCGTCGCGGTCGACAGGTCTGTCTCGTCGATGTGGAACTCTCGCAGCGCGATCGGCCCGCGGTGAGGTGCACCATCACCCTCGGACACCTGGATGTCGATCCGCCACGCCATCAGGAGACCCACGCACTGACGGGAATGGCGGCTGAGCCCGGTGCAGACGCGATCCCCGTCAACTCCGAAAGCCCGGTGGGACAGATCATCCACGTTAGCCAGGGATGTGACCTGCGGCTGGATCCCACAGCCTCGGGCTTTCTCGACGGCAAGGTCGGACCACCGATCACTCGAATGTGGTTGCGCCCCTTAGTAACTGACGAGGTAGATCCGGACAAGGCCGCATTGTTCGCGATTATGGCCGGTGATATCAGCCCACCGGTGATCATGCAGCGCGGCTTCTTCGGCTGGACACCCACCGTCCAACTCACCACCTACCTACGCCGCCTCCCCTCGCCCGGCTGGATGCGCGTCATGGCCAGCTCAACGCTGCTGGGCGACACATGGTTCGAAGAGGACCACGTCATCGTGGACGCCGCGGGTCACATCGTCGCGCAGAGCCGACAGTTGGCCTTGCTGCCCAAACAGAACTGGCAACCCGAATGAACCGGCGCTAGGTGGCCTGCAGGGTCAGCGGCGGGCCGGGGTCCGGTGACAGCGGCACGTTCTCACGCTGCATCAGCCAGCCGGCGATGTTGTGGAACAGCGGGGCCGCGGAGTGGCCCGCCGTGCCATCGGCGTTGCGCTCCGGGTTGTCCATCATGATGCCGATCACGTAGCGGGGGTTGTCGACGGTGGCCATTCCGGCGAACGTGATCCAGTAGACGTTGTCGAAGTAGCAGCCGCAGCCCGGGTTGATCTGCTGGGCGGTGCCGGTCTTGCCGGCCATCTGATAGCCGGGCACCGACGCCGACGGGCCGGTGCCCTGCTGGTAGCCCATCGGGTCGCGCTGCACCACGGCGCGCAGCATGCCGCGCACGGTCTGCGCGGTCTGCGGGGAGACCACCCGGACGCCCTCGGGACGCGGTTCTTCGGTGCGGCTGCCGTCGGGAGCTATCGTGGCCTTGATGATCCGCGGCGGGACGCGCAGTCCGTCGTTGGCGATCGTCTGGTACATGTCCGTCATCTGCAGCAGCGTCATCGAAAGGCCCTGTCCGATAGGCAGGTTCGAGAAGGTGCTGCCAGACCATTGGTCGATGGGCGGCACCAGCCCGGCGCTCTCGCCGGGCAGCCCGACGTTGGTGCGCTGGCCCAGGCCGAACTTGCGGACCATGTCGTAGAAGCGCTCGGGGCCGACGCGCTGCGCCAGCATCAGGGTGCCGACGTTGGACGACTTCCCGAAGATGCCCGTGGTGGTGTAAGGCATCACGCCGTGATCCCAGGCGTCATGGATGCTGACGCCACCCATCTGGATGGAACCCGGGACCTGCAACACCTCGTCGGGGTTGGACAGGCCGTATTCGATGACCGACGAGGCGGTGATGATCTTGTTCACCGAGCCCGGCTCGTAGGGCGACGACACCGACAGGTTGCCCAGCTGCTTGTCGCCCTGTCGCCCGATGTCCTGGGACGGGTCGAACGTGTTGTCGTTGGCCATCGCCAGCACCTCGCCGGTCTTGGCGTCGAGCACGACAGCCGAAACATTGTGCGCCCCAGACACATTCTTCGCCTGCTGGACCTGCTGCTGCACGTAGAACTGGATATCGTCGTCGATGGTCAGCTCGACGGTCGAACCGTTGACCGCCTTGTGCCGGTTGCGGTAGCTGCCCGGGATGACCACACCGTCCGAGCCACGGTCGTAGGTCACCGAGCCGTCGGTTCCCGACAACACGGAGTCCAGGCTGTCCTCGAGGCCGAGCAGCCCGTGGCCGTCCCAGTCGATGCCGCCGACGATGTTGGCGGCCAGCGATCCACCCGGGTACTGCCGCAGATCCTGCCGCTCCGAACCCACTTCGGGGAACTTGTCCGAAATCGCGCTGGCGACAGCGGGATCGACGGCGCGCGCCAGGTAGACGAAGCTGTCGTTCGTTTGCAGCTTCTTCAGCACCGTCGCGAAGTCCGGCTTGTTGCCCAGCCGGGCCGCAACCTCCTTGGCGATCTCCTGCAACCGCGTCTGCGGATCGGGAGCGGCCGGATTCTTCCGCTTAGCCTCCTCCAGCTGCTCGCGAATTCGCTTCGGCTGGAAGGTCAATGCGCGCGACTCGATGGTGAAGGCGAGCTGCTGGTTGTGGCGGTCGACGATGCTGCCGCGGACGGCCTTCTGCACGTCGGTGACCTTGAGCTGGCTGGCCGCCTGGGCCCGCAGCGCGGGGGCATCCATCACCTGCAGGACGAACAGCTGCGCGCCGGCCACCAGCATCAGGATCAAGATCGCCGCGTAGCCCGCACGATGCCGGAAGGTGAACGACCCACCGAAGCTCACCGCCTCGGTCGCCTGACGGGTGCGCCGGTCCCGCGCGGAGTGACCGGCATCCGACCCGCTACCCGCTTG from Mycobacterium shigaense includes these protein-coding regions:
- a CDS encoding MMPL/RND family transporter encodes the protein MSGSQRTDNPHPRWPRLVRTLSVPVILVWLAAAAATNILVPKLEVVGAQHAVSMSPQDAPSVIAMKHIGQKFGEFTSDSVVMIILESDTVLGDQAHRYYAGLVDRLRRDSAHVEHVQDFWGDRITSAGSQSESGNAAYVQVHLAGNQGSAQGIDSVRAVRDIVDRDHPPPGLRAYLTGQAAQVADTNEAGDKSGAKMTVVTVIVITLMLLIVYRSLVTTFVALLVVLTEMSMARGVVAVLGNYDLIGLSTFSVNVLTAMTIAAGTDYWIFLLGRYHEARNSGEDTEKAFYSTFSGVAHVILGSGLTIAGAMMCLRFTRLNYFNTLALPCAIAMLVTLTMALTFAPAVLTISSRFGPLDPKRNEKARGWRKLGTAVVRWPGPIFVVATALSLVGLAALPGYRTSYNNRFYIPDDVPSNLGYTAAEKHFTSARMNPDLLMVEADHDMRNPRDMLVLDRVAKNIFRIPGIARVQSITRPLGPPMEHGSVPYQISAQAVSMRENLQFLQARLDDTQTMTDKLTAMIAIMAHLHDLTVQVADATHTAAGSTHDMSATTAELRDQIADFDDFFRPLRSYFYWERHCYDIPACWAFRSLFDATDGFDKLADNTKALSSALDSVDRLTPQIADQLPPLIALSTTVRDLMLTLRSSFGGMITQLERMTDTAAAMGQTFDEAKNDDMFYLPPEAFDSPDFQRGMQLMLSPDGKAARFIVTHDVDPATPEGISHVDAELRAAKEAVKGGPLANAKFFLGGTAATYKDIQQGAHYDLLIAAIAAIILIFVVMVVITRALVAAMVIVGTVVLSLAASFGLSVLIWQQILGIELQWLVIVMAVIVLLAVGSDYNLLVVSRMKEEIGAGLKTGLIRAMGATGGVVTAAGLVFAFTMISMITNDLRSVGQIGTTIGLGLLFDTFVVRSLLTPSIAALLGRWFWWPMKIDTRPARLRRSGRTQTTGPAPAAGSEPTNSQFPQHISRSRT
- a CDS encoding peptidoglycan D,D-transpeptidase FtsI family protein; amino-acid sequence: MSRGESRRTGRSQSARSTRGPGKSTAARPARQPRRARKSDEGTAPKDAREPRRFRKAKDARTVQAGSGSDAGHSARDRRTRQATEAVSFGGSFTFRHRAGYAAILILMLVAGAQLFVLQVMDAPALRAQAASQLKVTDVQKAVRGSIVDRHNQQLAFTIESRALTFQPKRIREQLEEAKRKNPAAPDPQTRLQEIAKEVAARLGNKPDFATVLKKLQTNDSFVYLARAVDPAVASAISDKFPEVGSERQDLRQYPGGSLAANIVGGIDWDGHGLLGLEDSLDSVLSGTDGSVTYDRGSDGVVIPGSYRNRHKAVNGSTVELTIDDDIQFYVQQQVQQAKNVSGAHNVSAVVLDAKTGEVLAMANDNTFDPSQDIGRQGDKQLGNLSVSSPYEPGSVNKIITASSVIEYGLSNPDEVLQVPGSIQMGGVSIHDAWDHGVMPYTTTGIFGKSSNVGTLMLAQRVGPERFYDMVRKFGLGQRTNVGLPGESAGLVPPIDQWSGSTFSNLPIGQGLSMTLLQMTDMYQTIANDGLRVPPRIIKATIAPDGSRTEEPRPEGVRVVSPQTAQTVRGMLRAVVQRDPMGYQQGTGPSASVPGYQMAGKTGTAQQINPGCGCYFDNVYWITFAGMATVDNPRYVIGIMMDNPERNADGTAGHSAAPLFHNIAGWLMQRENVPLSPDPGPPLTLQAT
- a CDS encoding thioesterase family protein, yielding MTDSTTVTRPFTDLTTIEPTGAGTFAATIDPMWTIGSKVHGGCLMALCGAAAHQALGEVALSPIALGANYLSAPDPGEVRLSTSVRRRGRQVCLVDVELSQRDRPAVRCTITLGHLDVDPPRHQETHALTGMAAEPGADAIPVNSESPVGQIIHVSQGCDLRLDPTASGFLDGKVGPPITRMWLRPLVTDEVDPDKAALFAIMAGDISPPVIMQRGFFGWTPTVQLTTYLRRLPSPGWMRVMASSTLLGDTWFEEDHVIVDAAGHIVAQSRQLALLPKQNWQPE